A part of Tachysurus vachellii isolate PV-2020 chromosome 4, HZAU_Pvac_v1, whole genome shotgun sequence genomic DNA contains:
- the nav1b gene encoding neuron navigator 1 isoform X4 has protein sequence MSARADVHPIRPRINRTALRFMWDESSSISSGLSDGSDNLSSEDLNASSSLNSLPTTPVGSRRNSSVMLRTDAEKRSLVESGLAWYSEDKALQKADSGAYDTGSLKTESSSKYRKSRPAEGAVQEKTARRELKKPQSLGQPGSFKKGQNPPVGITSPITHTSQSVLKVAAPKGDTKVVDKQKLSLKTSGLQRSRSDAGRDSVEHRKPPSGLVKPTAGSFGYRKTPTTGTATVMTAGGATISSGSATVGKTPKSSGIPTKPVPGGGSRKNSLDASNGENGFLAPNARGSIQYRSLPRPAKSSTMSLTGRANSRPVSSSIDASLLSLKPMPTLPATMPTRGKDGGSIKAGSRLSNIGPVNQTDKEKERAKAKADLENSSLKSEKQRESCGENAEQIHRTRRTSTSKYPELSSPTTTPRMLAKSLAHPPSLAHLDKVNSNSLDSCVTIEDLPPKIPPYSKLQDLVGSRVPSRLTPSPAPVLNIDSPSCFSGQPLSLSSSPLLYPKMSGVHHSMESLSLHMSLPPSVEFRDQEESTGRTMGTWGAGTRTSITLNDSLQTDRNTLPKQGLCRYGSSQSESEAKERRHSHTIMSMTESVSPPQLPSPTHLSQSFTGKTPPTNVVAPITSSSTTPRITRSNSIPANEGSYDLYASSPLGSSMSLADRPKSMMRSGSFREPGEDVHGSVLSLASNASSNYSSTEERMQGEQIRKLRRELEVSQDKVANLTNQLSANANLVAAFEQSLTLMTARLQSLSVTSEQKDAELHDLRETIDGLKSKNTEAQDIIHGALSTSDSTPKELQINRQNSSESIASMNSITSHSSLGSLKEQDAKKKKKKSWLRSSFNRAFYKKGSKSYSDIEEIATPESSTPSSPKIHHNVETTPFSLNESTSASSSGLGDSSEGTEPEEKVVSELRSELWEKERKLTDIRLEALTSAHQLEQLQEAMSKMQMMVENLKAENDQLKTGASRPPSSTSQSSGLGSLGTLSPRQSVASLSKAFSMGATESLNTDVFQSPTSTLQKDESIVRVLVRIPNHQVLNEEAKQLEFFIGLVKLSGQTDWCTLDSAVCKAFKDYLSVVDPSSSLGLSQDSIYSYSLSHLKRVLGSQPPETPPVRCLNKTSTCINVALKGLKEKCVDNVVFETLIPKPMIQHYISLLLKHRRLILSGPSGTGKSYLSSRLAEYLVERSAREITPAIAVSFNMHRQTCKDLQLYLSNLANQIDRETSTSEIPLVVMLDDVHDAASISELVNGALTCKYHKCPYIIGTTNQPVKMTPNHSLHLSFRMVMFSNNVEPANGFLVRYLHRKLMEGENPRSLMNEDLLRVLDWVPKLWYHLHTFLEKHSTSDFLIGPCFFLSCPVTVEEFRCWFIDLWNHSIIPYLQEGAKDGIKAHGQKAVWEDPVEWVRDSLPWPSAQQDQAKLFHLPPPSTGPASPSQPGDERPHKETPPSSMESDPLMAMLLKLQEAANYIESPEKEADPKLPTL, from the exons ATGAGCGCACGTGCTGACGTCCATCCCATAAGGCCGCGTATCAACAGGACCGCGTTACGTTTCAT GTGGGATGAGAGCAGTTCAATCAGTAGTGGTTTGAGTGACGGCTCCGATAATCTGAGCTCAGAGGATCTGAATGCAAGCTCCTCACTGAACTCATTACCCACTACGCCAGTCGGCTCCCGACGGAACTCTTCTGTCATG CTGCGTACAGATGCAGAGAAGCGCTCTCTGGTGGAAAGTGGTCTTGCTTGGTACAGTGAGGACAAGGCCCTGCAGAAAGCAGACAGTGGAGCCTATGATACAGGCAGCCTGAAGACTGAGTCGTCCAGCAAATACAGAAAGAGTAGACCAGCAGAGGGCGCTGTGCAGGAGAAGACCGCAAGACGAGAACTGAAAAAGCCACAGAGCCTGGGACAGCCAGGCAGTTTCAAAAAGGGCCAAAATCCTCCAGTTGGCATCACAtctcccatcacacacacatcacaaagtGTGCTGAAAGTGGCAG CACCTAAAGGAGACACAAAGGTTGTGGATAAACAGAAGTTGTCCCTGAAGACTTCAGGCCTCCAGCGTTCCCGCTCTGATGCAGGTCGGGACAGTGTGGAGCACCGCAAACCACCCTCAGGCCTTGTCAAGCCCACTGCAGGCAGCTTCGGCTACAGGAAAACCCCTACCACCGGCACAGCCACTGTAATGACAGCGGGAGGTGCCACCATCTCTAGTGGGTCAGCCACAGTTGGCAAAACTCCTAAGTCTTCGGGGATCCCAACCAAGCCTGTGCCTGGAGGAGGAAGTCGAAAGAACAGCCTTGATGCCAGCAATGGTGAGAATGGCTTCCTTGCACCAAATGCCCGTGGCAGCATTCAGTACCGAAGTCTCCCTCGGCCTGCCAAGTCCAGCACTATGAGTTTAACAGGCCGAGCCAACTCTCGTCCCGTTAGCAGCAGCATTGATGCCAGTCTCCTTAGCCTCAAGCCTATGCCTACTTTACCTGCTACCATGCCTACTAGAGGAAAGGATGGAGGTAGTATAAAGGCAGGCAGCCGCCTGAGCAACATTGGGCCTGTTAACCAGACAGACAAGGAGAAGGAGAGGGCCAAGGCCAAAGCTGACCTGGAGAACAGCTCTCTgaagagtgagaaacagagagagagctgtggAGAGAATGCAGAGCAGATCCACAGGACACGCAGGACCAGCACAAGTAAATACCCAGAACTGAGTTCTCCAACTACGACACCAAG AATGCTGGCTAAGTCCCTTGCACATCCTCCGAGCTTGGCACACCTTGACAAAGTGAACTCCAACAGTTTAGACTCTTGTGTGACTATTGAAGACCTTCCCCCAAAGATTCCTCCATACTCCAAGCTTCAAGACCTGGTGGGCTCACGCGTGCCCAGTCGTCTCACTCCCAGCCCAGCTCCAGTGCTCAACATCGACTCGCCAAGCTGCTTCTCCGGTCAGCCTCTTTCACTGAGCAGCTCCCCCCTCCTATACCCGAAGATGTCTGGTGTACACCACAGCATGGAGTCCCTGTCTCTGCATATGAGCCTGCCGCCTAGTGTAGAATTCAGAGACCAGGAGGAGTCTACAGGCAGGACAATGGGCACATGGGGGGCAGGCACTCGCACATCCATCACGTTAAATGACAG TTTACAAACTGACAGGAATACCTTACCCAAGCAAGGCCTATG TCGCTATGGCAGTAGCCAATCGGAAAGTGAGGCAAAGGAGCGCCGCCACTCCCACACGATAATGAGCATGACTGAGTCCGTGAGCCCACCCCAACTTCCATCACCCACTCACTTGAGCCAGTCCTTTACTGGCAAAACACCACCCACCAATGTGG TGGCTCCCATTACAAGCTCGAGCACCACCCCTCGCATCACTCGCTCCAACAGCATCCCAGCCAATGAGGGCAGCTATGACCTGTATGCAAGTTCCCCACTGGGAAGCTCCATGTCACTGGCTGATCGACCTAAGAGCATGATGCGCTCTGGATCCTTCCGGGAGCCTGGAGAGGATG TCCACGGTTCTGTCCTCTCCCTGGCCTCCAATGCATCATCCAACTACTCATCA ACAGAGGAGAGAATGCAGGGAGAG CAAATCCGAAAACTAAGGCGTGAACTTGAAGTATCTCAAGACAAAGTGGCCAACCTGACAAATCAGCTGTCTGCTAAC GCCAACCTGGTGGCAGCTTTCGAACAGAGTCTGACGCTTATGACTGCTCGTCTGCAAAGCCTGTCAGTCACCTCTGAGCAgaag GACGCCGAGCTACATGACCTAAGGGAGACCATTGATGGACTGAAGTCGAAAAACACAGAGGCCCAGGATATCATCCATGGAGCACTCAGCACCTCTGACTCCACACCCAAAG aATTACAGATAAACAGGCAGAACTCATCTGAGAGCATTGCCAGCATGAACAGCATCACCAGTCATTCCAGCCTGGGGAGTCTGAAGGAACAAGATgccaagaaaaagaagaagaaaagctgG TTGAGAAGTTCCTTTAACCGGGCTTTCTATAAGAAGGGCTCCAAGTCGTACTCGGATATTGAGGAAATTGCCACCCCAGAGTCCTCAACTCCTTCCTCCCCTAAAATCCACCACAATGTAGAAACTACACCATTCTCACTAAATGAATCGACTTCTGCCTCCTCCTCTGG ACTGGGTGACAGCAGTGAGGGCACAGAACCCGAGGAGAAGGTGGTTTCTGAGCTGCGTTCTGAACTCTGGGAAAAGGAACGCAAACTTACAGATATCCGGTTGGAGGCCCTTACTTCTGCTCACCAACTGgagcagctacaggaagccatgAGCAAGATGCAg ATGATGGTAGAAAATTTGAAGGCAGAAAATGACCAGCTGAAGACGGGTGCCTCCAGACCTCCAAGCTCCACTTCCCAGTCCTCCGGGTTGGGCTCTCTGGGCACCTTATCACCACGGCAGTCTGTGGCATCTCTTAGCAAAGCCTTTAGCATGGGGGCAACTGAAAGCTTAAACACAG ATGTATTTCAAAGTCCTACCTCAACCCTGCAGAAAGATGAGAGCATTGTCAGAGTGCTAGTGCGAATCCCCAACCATCAAGTCTTAAATGAG GAGGCTAAACAGCTGGAATTCTTCATTGGCCTGGTTAAACTCAGTGGGCAGACTGATTGGTGCACGCTTGACTCTGCTGTCTGCAAAGCTTTTAAG GACTACTTGTCAGTGGTGGACCCGAGCTCCAGCCTGGGCCTGTCTCAGGACTCCATCTACAGCTACAGCCTCAGTCATCTGAAGAGGGTGCTAGGATCTCAGCCACCAGAGACTCCACCAGTACGCTGCCTTAACAAGACTTCCACCTGCATCAACGTGGCTCTTAAAG GTCTGAAGGAGAAGTGTGTGGACAATGTGGTGTTTGAGACACTTATCCCGAAGCCTATGATCCAACACTACATTAGTCTGCTGCTGAAGCATAGGCGCTTGATCCTGTCAGGGCCCAGCGGCACAGGGAAGAGTTACCTCTCCTCCCGCCTGGCTGAGTACCTGGTGGAGCGTAGTGCCCGAGAGATCACCCCTGCCATCGCTGTCTCCTTCAACATGCACCGTCAAACCTGCAAG GATCTCCAACTTTACCTGTCTAATCTGGCAAATCAGATTGACCGGGAGACTAGTACATCTGAAATCCCACTGGTTGTCATGCTTGATGATGTTCATGATGCTGCATCCATCAGTGAATTAGTTAATGGTGCTTTAACATGTAAATATCATAAATG TCCATACATTATAGGTACCACAAATCAACCGGTGAAGATGACCCCCAACCACAGCCTGCACCTTAGTTTCAG GATGGTCATGTTCTCCAATAACGTGGAGCCAGCCAATGGGTTTCTAGTACGGTACCTGCACAGGAAGCTAATGGAAGGAGAGAACCCCAGAAGCTTGATGAATGAGGATCTACTACGGGTGCTAGATTGGGTGCCCAAGCTCTGGTACCACCTCCATACattcctggagaaacacagcacCTCAGACTTCCTCATTG GGCCGTGCTTTTTCCTGTCCTGTCCAGTGACAGTTGAGGAGTTTCGCTGTTGGTTCATTGACTTGTGGAACCACTCAATCATTCCTTACCTGCAAGAAGGAGCCAAAGATGGTATTAAG GCACATGGTCAGAAGGCAGTGTGGGAGGACCCAGTGGAGTGGGTGCGGGATTCTCTCCCTTGGCCCTCTGCCCAGCAGGACCAGGCCAAGCTCTTCCATCTGCCTCCGCCCAGCACGGGGCCAGCCAGCCCAAGCCAACCTGGAGACGAACGGCCACACAAAGAAACTCCTCCCAGCTCCATGGAGTCAGACCCACTG ATGGCAATGCTGCTAAAACTGCAGGAGGCAGCCAATTATATTGAATCGCCAGAAAAAGAGGCAGATCCCAAACTGCCCACGCtatga
- the nav1b gene encoding neuron navigator 1 isoform X5, with product MWDESSSISSGLSDGSDNLSSEDLNASSSLNSLPTTPVGSRRNSSVMLRTDAEKRSLVESGLAWYSEDKALQKADSGAYDTGSLKTESSSKYRKSRPAEGAVQEKTARRELKKPQSLGQPGSFKKGQNPPVGITSPITHTSQSVLKVAAPKGDTKVVDKQKLSLKTSGLQRSRSDAGRDSVEHRKPPSGLVKPTAGSFGYRKTPTTGTATVMTAGGATISSGSATVGKTPKSSGIPTKPVPGGGSRKNSLDASNGENGFLAPNARGSIQYRSLPRPAKSSTMSLTGRANSRPVSSSIDASLLSLKPMPTLPATMPTRGKDGGSIKAGSRLSNIGPVNQTDKEKERAKAKADLENSSLKSEKQRESCGENAEQIHRTRRTSTSKYPELSSPTTTPRMLAKSLAHPPSLAHLDKVNSNSLDSCVTIEDLPPKIPPYSKLQDLVGSRVPSRLTPSPAPVLNIDSPSCFSGQPLSLSSSPLLYPKMSGVHHSMESLSLHMSLPPSVEFRDQEESTGRTMGTWGAGTRTSITLNDSLQTDRNTLPKQGLCRYGSSQSESEAKERRHSHTIMSMTESVSPPQLPSPTHLSQSFTGKTPPTNVVAPITSSSTTPRITRSNSIPANEGSYDLYASSPLGSSMSLADRPKSMMRSGSFREPGEDVHGSVLSLASNASSNYSSTEERMQGEQIRKLRRELEVSQDKVANLTNQLSANANLVAAFEQSLTLMTARLQSLSVTSEQKDAELHDLRETIDGLKSKNTEAQDIIHGALSTSDSTPKELQINRQNSSESIASMNSITSHSSLGSLKEQDAKKKKKKSWLRSSFNRAFYKKGSKSYSDIEEIATPESSTPSSPKIHHNVETTPFSLNESTSASSSGLGDSSEGTEPEEKVVSELRSELWEKERKLTDIRLEALTSAHQLEQLQEAMSKMQMMVENLKAENDQLKTGASRPPSSTSQSSGLGSLGTLSPRQSVASLSKAFSMGATESLNTDVFQSPTSTLQKDESIVRVLVRIPNHQVLNEEAKQLEFFIGLVKLSGQTDWCTLDSAVCKAFKDYLSVVDPSSSLGLSQDSIYSYSLSHLKRVLGSQPPETPPVRCLNKTSTCINVALKGLKEKCVDNVVFETLIPKPMIQHYISLLLKHRRLILSGPSGTGKSYLSSRLAEYLVERSAREITPAIAVSFNMHRQTCKDLQLYLSNLANQIDRETSTSEIPLVVMLDDVHDAASISELVNGALTCKYHKCPYIIGTTNQPVKMTPNHSLHLSFRMVMFSNNVEPANGFLVRYLHRKLMEGENPRSLMNEDLLRVLDWVPKLWYHLHTFLEKHSTSDFLIGPCFFLSCPVTVEEFRCWFIDLWNHSIIPYLQEGAKDGIKAHGQKAVWEDPVEWVRDSLPWPSAQQDQAKLFHLPPPSTGPASPSQPGDERPHKETPPSSMESDPLMAMLLKLQEAANYIESPEKEADPKLPTL from the exons AT GTGGGATGAGAGCAGTTCAATCAGTAGTGGTTTGAGTGACGGCTCCGATAATCTGAGCTCAGAGGATCTGAATGCAAGCTCCTCACTGAACTCATTACCCACTACGCCAGTCGGCTCCCGACGGAACTCTTCTGTCATG CTGCGTACAGATGCAGAGAAGCGCTCTCTGGTGGAAAGTGGTCTTGCTTGGTACAGTGAGGACAAGGCCCTGCAGAAAGCAGACAGTGGAGCCTATGATACAGGCAGCCTGAAGACTGAGTCGTCCAGCAAATACAGAAAGAGTAGACCAGCAGAGGGCGCTGTGCAGGAGAAGACCGCAAGACGAGAACTGAAAAAGCCACAGAGCCTGGGACAGCCAGGCAGTTTCAAAAAGGGCCAAAATCCTCCAGTTGGCATCACAtctcccatcacacacacatcacaaagtGTGCTGAAAGTGGCAG CACCTAAAGGAGACACAAAGGTTGTGGATAAACAGAAGTTGTCCCTGAAGACTTCAGGCCTCCAGCGTTCCCGCTCTGATGCAGGTCGGGACAGTGTGGAGCACCGCAAACCACCCTCAGGCCTTGTCAAGCCCACTGCAGGCAGCTTCGGCTACAGGAAAACCCCTACCACCGGCACAGCCACTGTAATGACAGCGGGAGGTGCCACCATCTCTAGTGGGTCAGCCACAGTTGGCAAAACTCCTAAGTCTTCGGGGATCCCAACCAAGCCTGTGCCTGGAGGAGGAAGTCGAAAGAACAGCCTTGATGCCAGCAATGGTGAGAATGGCTTCCTTGCACCAAATGCCCGTGGCAGCATTCAGTACCGAAGTCTCCCTCGGCCTGCCAAGTCCAGCACTATGAGTTTAACAGGCCGAGCCAACTCTCGTCCCGTTAGCAGCAGCATTGATGCCAGTCTCCTTAGCCTCAAGCCTATGCCTACTTTACCTGCTACCATGCCTACTAGAGGAAAGGATGGAGGTAGTATAAAGGCAGGCAGCCGCCTGAGCAACATTGGGCCTGTTAACCAGACAGACAAGGAGAAGGAGAGGGCCAAGGCCAAAGCTGACCTGGAGAACAGCTCTCTgaagagtgagaaacagagagagagctgtggAGAGAATGCAGAGCAGATCCACAGGACACGCAGGACCAGCACAAGTAAATACCCAGAACTGAGTTCTCCAACTACGACACCAAG AATGCTGGCTAAGTCCCTTGCACATCCTCCGAGCTTGGCACACCTTGACAAAGTGAACTCCAACAGTTTAGACTCTTGTGTGACTATTGAAGACCTTCCCCCAAAGATTCCTCCATACTCCAAGCTTCAAGACCTGGTGGGCTCACGCGTGCCCAGTCGTCTCACTCCCAGCCCAGCTCCAGTGCTCAACATCGACTCGCCAAGCTGCTTCTCCGGTCAGCCTCTTTCACTGAGCAGCTCCCCCCTCCTATACCCGAAGATGTCTGGTGTACACCACAGCATGGAGTCCCTGTCTCTGCATATGAGCCTGCCGCCTAGTGTAGAATTCAGAGACCAGGAGGAGTCTACAGGCAGGACAATGGGCACATGGGGGGCAGGCACTCGCACATCCATCACGTTAAATGACAG TTTACAAACTGACAGGAATACCTTACCCAAGCAAGGCCTATG TCGCTATGGCAGTAGCCAATCGGAAAGTGAGGCAAAGGAGCGCCGCCACTCCCACACGATAATGAGCATGACTGAGTCCGTGAGCCCACCCCAACTTCCATCACCCACTCACTTGAGCCAGTCCTTTACTGGCAAAACACCACCCACCAATGTGG TGGCTCCCATTACAAGCTCGAGCACCACCCCTCGCATCACTCGCTCCAACAGCATCCCAGCCAATGAGGGCAGCTATGACCTGTATGCAAGTTCCCCACTGGGAAGCTCCATGTCACTGGCTGATCGACCTAAGAGCATGATGCGCTCTGGATCCTTCCGGGAGCCTGGAGAGGATG TCCACGGTTCTGTCCTCTCCCTGGCCTCCAATGCATCATCCAACTACTCATCA ACAGAGGAGAGAATGCAGGGAGAG CAAATCCGAAAACTAAGGCGTGAACTTGAAGTATCTCAAGACAAAGTGGCCAACCTGACAAATCAGCTGTCTGCTAAC GCCAACCTGGTGGCAGCTTTCGAACAGAGTCTGACGCTTATGACTGCTCGTCTGCAAAGCCTGTCAGTCACCTCTGAGCAgaag GACGCCGAGCTACATGACCTAAGGGAGACCATTGATGGACTGAAGTCGAAAAACACAGAGGCCCAGGATATCATCCATGGAGCACTCAGCACCTCTGACTCCACACCCAAAG aATTACAGATAAACAGGCAGAACTCATCTGAGAGCATTGCCAGCATGAACAGCATCACCAGTCATTCCAGCCTGGGGAGTCTGAAGGAACAAGATgccaagaaaaagaagaagaaaagctgG TTGAGAAGTTCCTTTAACCGGGCTTTCTATAAGAAGGGCTCCAAGTCGTACTCGGATATTGAGGAAATTGCCACCCCAGAGTCCTCAACTCCTTCCTCCCCTAAAATCCACCACAATGTAGAAACTACACCATTCTCACTAAATGAATCGACTTCTGCCTCCTCCTCTGG ACTGGGTGACAGCAGTGAGGGCACAGAACCCGAGGAGAAGGTGGTTTCTGAGCTGCGTTCTGAACTCTGGGAAAAGGAACGCAAACTTACAGATATCCGGTTGGAGGCCCTTACTTCTGCTCACCAACTGgagcagctacaggaagccatgAGCAAGATGCAg ATGATGGTAGAAAATTTGAAGGCAGAAAATGACCAGCTGAAGACGGGTGCCTCCAGACCTCCAAGCTCCACTTCCCAGTCCTCCGGGTTGGGCTCTCTGGGCACCTTATCACCACGGCAGTCTGTGGCATCTCTTAGCAAAGCCTTTAGCATGGGGGCAACTGAAAGCTTAAACACAG ATGTATTTCAAAGTCCTACCTCAACCCTGCAGAAAGATGAGAGCATTGTCAGAGTGCTAGTGCGAATCCCCAACCATCAAGTCTTAAATGAG GAGGCTAAACAGCTGGAATTCTTCATTGGCCTGGTTAAACTCAGTGGGCAGACTGATTGGTGCACGCTTGACTCTGCTGTCTGCAAAGCTTTTAAG GACTACTTGTCAGTGGTGGACCCGAGCTCCAGCCTGGGCCTGTCTCAGGACTCCATCTACAGCTACAGCCTCAGTCATCTGAAGAGGGTGCTAGGATCTCAGCCACCAGAGACTCCACCAGTACGCTGCCTTAACAAGACTTCCACCTGCATCAACGTGGCTCTTAAAG GTCTGAAGGAGAAGTGTGTGGACAATGTGGTGTTTGAGACACTTATCCCGAAGCCTATGATCCAACACTACATTAGTCTGCTGCTGAAGCATAGGCGCTTGATCCTGTCAGGGCCCAGCGGCACAGGGAAGAGTTACCTCTCCTCCCGCCTGGCTGAGTACCTGGTGGAGCGTAGTGCCCGAGAGATCACCCCTGCCATCGCTGTCTCCTTCAACATGCACCGTCAAACCTGCAAG GATCTCCAACTTTACCTGTCTAATCTGGCAAATCAGATTGACCGGGAGACTAGTACATCTGAAATCCCACTGGTTGTCATGCTTGATGATGTTCATGATGCTGCATCCATCAGTGAATTAGTTAATGGTGCTTTAACATGTAAATATCATAAATG TCCATACATTATAGGTACCACAAATCAACCGGTGAAGATGACCCCCAACCACAGCCTGCACCTTAGTTTCAG GATGGTCATGTTCTCCAATAACGTGGAGCCAGCCAATGGGTTTCTAGTACGGTACCTGCACAGGAAGCTAATGGAAGGAGAGAACCCCAGAAGCTTGATGAATGAGGATCTACTACGGGTGCTAGATTGGGTGCCCAAGCTCTGGTACCACCTCCATACattcctggagaaacacagcacCTCAGACTTCCTCATTG GGCCGTGCTTTTTCCTGTCCTGTCCAGTGACAGTTGAGGAGTTTCGCTGTTGGTTCATTGACTTGTGGAACCACTCAATCATTCCTTACCTGCAAGAAGGAGCCAAAGATGGTATTAAG GCACATGGTCAGAAGGCAGTGTGGGAGGACCCAGTGGAGTGGGTGCGGGATTCTCTCCCTTGGCCCTCTGCCCAGCAGGACCAGGCCAAGCTCTTCCATCTGCCTCCGCCCAGCACGGGGCCAGCCAGCCCAAGCCAACCTGGAGACGAACGGCCACACAAAGAAACTCCTCCCAGCTCCATGGAGTCAGACCCACTG ATGGCAATGCTGCTAAAACTGCAGGAGGCAGCCAATTATATTGAATCGCCAGAAAAAGAGGCAGATCCCAAACTGCCCACGCtatga